The following proteins are co-located in the Tripterygium wilfordii isolate XIE 37 chromosome 2, ASM1340144v1, whole genome shotgun sequence genome:
- the LOC120012176 gene encoding methylesterase 18, with protein sequence MHFVLVHGAGHGAWCWYKVRAILEAAGHTVTCLDLKSAGIDPTDPNTISSFDEYDQPLHDFLSNLPDNEKVSLVGHSQSGANVTNAIFTFPEKIHVAIYLAANMMRHVYGKANEEVDAKIKESFNLGNKYEFHFSPESNSIIPTSIRVKEDRRRHFLYNMSPEEDYVLATMLLKWSPVRVAKISNGEDVVPRVYIKTLKDHMAEPSLQDLFIAIWPPSQVYEIESDHSAFFSQPDQLSALLIKAANSISA encoded by the exons ATGCATTTCGTTCTAGTGCATGGAGCAGGGCATGGAGCTTGGTGCTGGTATAAGGTCCGCGCTATCCTGGAAGCAGCCGGCCATACGGTCACATGTCTCGACCTCAAGAGCGCCGGCATCGACCCAACAGATCCCAACACAATATCCAGTTTTGATGAGTACGATCAGCCTCTCCATGACTTCCTCTCTAATTTGCCTGACAATGAAAAG GTCTCGTTGGTGGGGCACAGCCAATCAGGCGCAAACGTTACGAATGCCATATTCACTTTTCCAGAGAAGATTCATGTCGCCATTTATCTTGCAGCTAACATGATGAGACATGTGTATGGGAAAGCTAATGAAGAAGTCGATGCCAAAATT AAAGAATCGTTTAATTTGGGGAATAAATATGAATTCCACTTTTCTCCGGAAAGCAATAGTATTATCCCCACTAGCATTAGAGTGAAAGAAGACCGCCGTCGCCATTTTCTCTACAATATGAGCCCAGAAGag gaTTATGTTTTGGCTACAATGCTGCTGAAATGGTCACCAGTAAGAGTGGCAAAAATCTCAAACGGAGAAGACGTTGTGCCACGTGTATATATCAAGACACTGAAGGATCATATGGCAGAGCCTTCGCTCCAAGACTTATTTATAGCGATCTGGCCTCCATCTCAAGTTTATGAAATTGAGAGTGACCACAGCGCTTTCTTCTCCCAACCCGATCAGCTCTCTGCCCTTCTTATCAAAGCAGCCAATTCAATCTCTGCATAA
- the LOC120005511 gene encoding uncharacterized protein LOC120005511 has protein sequence MSGMSGRASATTRIHIMALDGIVNVNSLFTLALFLGLTSYPITSLLDPTSPSYAACIARTDIAEGLVAFHVYSFSSFLFSSLIALALKQAINIKTMHANNGIEATVESVTLVHVNVSALRFGILASAIGSVAGCGFLMLALVDLVQIKLGTLACGSLHTFAAVGPLVVLVPLALVIYVLLVLFAFFQ, from the coding sequence ATGTCTGGCATGTCAGGGCGAGCGTCAGCCACCACGAGAATCCACATAATGGCCTTAGACGGCATCGTTAATGTCAACTCACTATTCACATTAGCTCTCTTCCTTGGCCTCACATCATATCCTATCACCTCCCTCTTGGACCCCACCTCCCCCTCGTATGCCGCCTGCATCGCCAGGACCGACATCGCTGAGGGACTTGTCGCCTTCCACGTTTACTCCTTCAGCTCCTTCCTCTTCTCCAGCCTTATTGCCTTAGCCCTCAAACAAGCCATCAACATCAAGACAATGCACGCCAACAATGGAATTGAGGCGACGGTGGAAAGTGTCACCCTGGTCCACGTTAACGTCTCTGCTTTGCGGTTCGGGATCCTGGCGTCTGCGATCGGGTCCGTTGCCGGGTGCGGGTTCTTGATGCTGGCTTTGGTGGACTTGGTGCAGATCAAGTTGGGGACTTTAGCCTGTGGCAGTCTGCATACTTTTGCTGCAGTTGGTCCTTTGGTGGTTTTGGTACCTTTGGCACTCGTTATCTATGTTTTACTTGTGCTTTTTGCTTTTTTCCAGTAA
- the LOC120005522 gene encoding uncharacterized protein LOC120005522 produces the protein MEGNDQVGSSSSFTADLFGTKEPTSSSKGTFASLFPPASVVLGRKSSSSEIIGSWEKQSSVNQRWINNQGTEGANCNIPNKGRSSIFQEEKAEPCHLSSSLYYGGQDNYYYSPSNQSNGSYPIIKKDAGEGDSNGNSPNDASRGNWWQGSLYY, from the exons ATGGAAGGCAATGATCAAGTGGGTTCTTCCTCCTCATTCACTGCTGATCTTTTTGGCACCAAGGAGCCAACATCATCTTCAAAGGGGACTTTCGCGTCTTTGTTCCCACCTGCATCAGTG GTTTTAGGAAGGAAATCATCAAGCTCTGAAATCATAGGATCTTGGGAGAAACAGTCCTCAGTAAATCAAAGGTGGATTAACAACCAAG GTACTGAGGGTGCAAACTGTAACATACCCAACAAGGGAAGGAGTTCTATTTTTCAGGAAGAAAAAGCAGAACCATGTCACTTAAGTTCATCTCTGTACTATGGTGGGCAAGACAACTATTATTACTCACCAAGTAACCAATCCAATGGATCATACCCAATA ATCAAGAAAGATGCAGGAGAAGGTGATTCTAATGGAAACAGTCCAAACGATGCCTCTAGAGGAAATTGGTGGCAAG GTTCTCTTTATTATTAG
- the LOC119982523 gene encoding glutathione S-transferase U8-like, which yields MAEEVLKLFGMWASPFSRRIELALKLKGIQYEYIEEDLSNKSLLLLKYNPVHKQIPVLVHNGKPIAESLVILQYIEETWKTNPLLPEDPYDRAMARFWSNFIDDKLLQTIQKACVGKKEEQEKACEEVYEQLKMLENELKGKDFFGGNTVGYLDIVAIMIAFWLEVVQEAAGLELINEEKFPILLKWSRNLGAIEAANECRPPREKLVDVYRAKIEATKLASK from the exons ATGGCTGAAGAAGTACTGAAGTTATTTGGTATGTGGGCAAGCCCCTTTAGCAGAAGAATAGAGTTAGCTCTCAAACTGAAGGGAATACAATACGAGTACATAGAAGAAGACCTGTCCAACAAGAGTCTTTTGCTTTTAAAATATAATCCTGTTCACAAGCAAATCCCTGTGCTTGTACACAATGGAAAACCAATAGCAGAGTCACTCGTGATTCTTCAATACATCGAGGAGACCTGGAAAACCAATCCGCTTTTGCCTGAAGATCCTTACGACCGAGCCATGGCGCGTTTCTGGTCTAACTTCATAGATGATAAG CTTTTGCAAACAATACAGAAGGCTTGTGTGGGAAAAAAAGAGGAACAAGAGAAGGCATGTGAGGAAGTTTATGAGCAACTTAAGATGCTTGAGAATGAACTCAAAGGGAAGGATTTCTTTGGAGGTAACACTGTTGGTTACCTAGACATCGTCGCCATTATGATAGCTTTCTGGTTAGAAGTAGTGCAAGAAGCTGCTGGGTTGGAGTTGATCAATGAAGAGAAGTTCCCAATTTTACTCAAATGGAGTAGGAACCTCGGCGCAATAGAGGCTGCCAATGAATGTCGACCTCCAAGAGAGAAACTTGTAGATGTTTATAGAGCTAAAATAGAAGCAACAAAATTGGCTTCCAAGTAA
- the LOC119979792 gene encoding glutathione S-transferase U7-like: MAEEVKLFGFWSSPYSRRVEVALKLKGIQYEYIEEDLFNKSPLLLQYNRINQKVPVLLHNGKPISESRIILEYIDETWKNNPILPQDPYERATARFWGEVIDDKILMGAWKAVRSENEEQKQAIEELHRSLKLLEKELDEKDFFGGDRVGYVDIVAFVIAHWLWAFQEAAEVELIAEEKFPVLCKWSRKLLEIQVVDECHPPRGKHVDYYRVKIEATKLSSK, encoded by the exons ATGGCGGAAGAGGTGAAGCTTTTCGGCTTCTGGTCAAGCCCTTATAGCCGTAGAGTAGAAGTAGCCCTGAAACTAAAAGGGATACAATATGAGTACATAGAAGAAGACCTCTTCAACAAGAGTCCTCTGCTTCTCCAATATAATCGCATCAACCAAAAAGTTCCTGTCCTCCTCCATAATGGAAAACCGATTTCTGAGTCGCGTATCATTCTCGAGTACATCGATGAAACCTGGAAAAACAATCCCATTTTGCCTCAAGACCCTTACGAAAGAGCAACGGCGCGCTTTTGGGGTGAGGTTATAGATGACAAG ATTCTGATGGGTGCATGGAAGGCTGTGAGAAGTGAAAATGAGGAACAGAAGCAGGCCATCGAAGAACTTCATCGGTCTCTAAAATTGCTTGAGAAAGAGTTAGATGAGAAGGATTTCTTTGGAGGTGACAGAGTTGGATATGTAGACATTGTGGCATTTGTTATAGCACATTGGCTTTGGGCATTCCAAGAGGCTGCAGAAGTAGAGTTGATCGCAGAAGAGAAGTTTCCCGTCTTATGCAAATGGAGTAGGAAGCTCCTTGAGATCCAAGTAGTCGATGAGTGCCATCCACCAAGAGGAAAACATGTTGATTATTACAGAGTCAAAATAGAGGCTAcgaaattaagttcaaaataa